TCTTCGGCAACATGCCGTCTCGGCCCATCGCGAACAGAATGCGAGTCTGCCCGTACATCGTCACCAGGGTCACCGAGAAGATCGAGATGACCGCGCCGGCAGCCAGAATCGTTGCCGGCCAGGCCTGCCCGGTGACGTTGCGAAGAATCTCGGCCAAGCCGGCTTCCTCCTGACCGGCGAAAGCGGTCCACGGCTGAGTCCCCAGCGCTGCCACCGCGACCACGAGGTAGAAGACGATGACGACGATGAGCGCAGCAATGATGGCCCGCGGCATGGTCTTCTGCGGATTCTTCACCTCGTCGCCCGCGGTGGACACCGCGTCGAGTCCGATGAACGAGAAGAAGATGGTGCCTGCGGCAGCCGTGACACCGGCAGTACCCAACGGCATGAAATCGGAGAAATTCCCTGAATCGAAGGCGGAGAATCCGACGACCGCGAACAGTGCGAGCACACCGAGTTTGATGACGACCATGACCGCATTGACTGCAGCGGATTCACTGGCACCGCGAATGAGCAGCACGGCGCACAACACGATCAGCACCACCGCGGGCAGGTTCATGACCCCGGGGTCGGCGTCGCCCGGTGCAGCGGACAACGCATGCGGGATGGTGAAACCGAAGAGGTTGTTGAGCAGTTCGTTGAGATACCCGCTCCACCCCACGGCGACGGCGGCACTCGACACCCCGTACTCGAGCAGCAGACAGGCCGCGACCCCCATCGCGACCACCTCACCCATCGTCACGTAGGCGTACGAGTAGGTCGAGCCGGAAACCGGCACTGCCGATGCCATTTCGGCGTAACAGATTGCGGCGAGACCGGCCGCGATACCTGCCGCCAGGAACGAGAGGATCACCGCGGGACCGGCCTCGGGAACGGCGAGCGACAGCACGAAGAAGATACCGGTGCCGATGGTGGCACCGACGCCGAACATCGTCAGCTGGAACGTGCCGATAGTGCGTTCGAGCCCCCCGCTGCTGTGCTGTTCGGGGTCCACGATCGGCTTCTTGCGTAGCAGCTGTGATCGAAGACCCGATGCAGGTCTGTTCGACGAAGTCATGGTCGGCTCTCCCAATGTGGAGGCGAACGTGCGGATCGGCTGATTGTGCTCCCAGATAGTGCCCCCCGCACATCGAACACGCCGCGAAATCTTCGATTCACGCAGCGACTCGTTTCGGGACTGCCACCGCGATGCCTACCATTGACCTTCGATCGAATGGGAGACGAGCGAACACATGGCCACACAGGAGGGCGGGGCACGGCTCGACACGGTCGCAACGCTGGCTGCGTCGGACGCAGGCGGCCTCGACGTCGTGTTCCTCGGAAACTTTCTCGACGTCCTCACCGACGCGGTGAACGCCGGCGTCCCGCTCAGACGACAACAGCTCAGACCGTTCCGGGCGCAGGGTGATGCTGCCGCGCGCGCCGGAGTCGCATTGCGCGCGCTCCTCGACATGTATCTGTCCTCGGCATGGCGGCTGTGGCGAGAACTGCCCGCAGTGACGGCAGCCGCCGACAATCCGGCCGGCGTCGTGACGGCAGGCGAGGTGATGCTGCGGGCCGTCGACGACGCAGTGGCCGAACTCGCCGAAGGGTTTCAACTCGCCCGCCGCACGCTCGTTCGTGCCGAGATACTCGCCCGCCGCGAGTTCGTCGACGATCTGCTCTCCGGAACGTCCGACGTCGCCGGGGTACTCGGACGCGCCCAGACGTTCGGACTCGACCTGTCGAGTCCGCACGCGGTTGCGGTGGTCACGTCGAGCAAGCCGTTCACCGACGCGAGCTCGGCGATCGGACTCGTCGAGCGCAGCGTGCAGGGCAGCAAAGGTGACGCCGAGCTGCTCGTCGCAACCAAGCAGGGTCGGTTGATTCTGGTCTTTCCCGCACCCGACCGCGAGGCCGTCGAGCATGTTCTCGACAGGGCGGGACGTGTCCTCGGTACGTCCGGGCACACCCCGACCGACTCCGTCGACCTCCGTCGCGACGGCGAGTACGGCAGGACGCAGATCGGGGTCGGTCGCCCACGCGGAGGAGCAGGAGGCGTCGCCGCGTCCTACCGGGAGGCGCTCGATGCTCTCGAACTGGCCTCCGCGCTCGGACTCGATACCCCGGTGGTCGATGCCCGAGATCTGCTCGTCTACCGA
The nucleotide sequence above comes from Rhodococcoides fascians A25f. Encoded proteins:
- a CDS encoding PucR family transcriptional regulator, with protein sequence MATQEGGARLDTVATLAASDAGGLDVVFLGNFLDVLTDAVNAGVPLRRQQLRPFRAQGDAAARAGVALRALLDMYLSSAWRLWRELPAVTAAADNPAGVVTAGEVMLRAVDDAVAELAEGFQLARRTLVRAEILARREFVDDLLSGTSDVAGVLGRAQTFGLDLSSPHAVAVVTSSKPFTDASSAIGLVERSVQGSKGDAELLVATKQGRLILVFPAPDREAVEHVLDRAGRVLGTSGHTPTDSVDLRRDGEYGRTQIGVGRPRGGAGGVAASYREALDALELASALGLDTPVVDARDLLVYRVLISDRAAIADLVDTLLTPLLVARGGAGPLLETLQVYFDTGANSASTARRMHLSVRAVTYRLSRIHDLTGQDVGNPVEAFALHTAVLGAMLLDWPGGRLPS
- a CDS encoding amino acid permease translates to MTSSNRPASGLRSQLLRKKPIVDPEQHSSGGLERTIGTFQLTMFGVGATIGTGIFFVLSLAVPEAGPAVILSFLAAGIAAGLAAICYAEMASAVPVSGSTYSYAYVTMGEVVAMGVAACLLLEYGVSSAAVAVGWSGYLNELLNNLFGFTIPHALSAAPGDADPGVMNLPAVVLIVLCAVLLIRGASESAAVNAVMVVIKLGVLALFAVVGFSAFDSGNFSDFMPLGTAGVTAAAGTIFFSFIGLDAVSTAGDEVKNPQKTMPRAIIAALIVVIVFYLVVAVAALGTQPWTAFAGQEEAGLAEILRNVTGQAWPATILAAGAVISIFSVTLVTMYGQTRILFAMGRDGMLPKTFAKVSPRTHTPVNNTIVVAVIISILAAFIPLDKLADLVSIGTLVAFIVVAIGVVVLRRTMPDLERPFKVPGYPVTPVLSVAACVYILSGLRWTTWFWFGLWLAVVLAFYFLWGRHHSALRSVGKDAE